From the genome of Gloeocapsopsis sp. IPPAS B-1203:
TTTCTAATAAAGTGTTTTTGAATCTAAAAAGAGTAGATACTGATTGAGTTTCTGCTCTTAAAGCAATACCTAACATCAACAAACCAGGCCAGTAAAGATATGCTAAAAGGTCAAGTTCTTCCGTAAATGAGAAGAAGAAGAAAACTAAAATTATACTCAATCCTGTTTTAGCGATCGCACTTCTCTGTGCTTGAATTATTAAGTATATAAGACTCCATAAAAATGGCACAGCAAACGCCATAAAACCAACTAAACCCTTAGTGTAAAGTAAGTTTACCCAAGTACCACATCCAGACGTTCCAACTGGCAAGAAGTATACGATTGCTGGACCTATGGGTTCAGTATATCCATGACCCCAAATAGGTGCTTCATTCCACCATTTATCTAGAGATAACTTAATCAAGTTTATTCGAGCTTCAGAAGAAGTTGCTCTAGCACCATGCACTTGTTCAGTAAGACTACTAATAAAATTAGTTATTTGAGTCGAGAAAATACTTAGCAAAAAACTTCCTATGCCTGTAGCAAAATATATTCCAGGACGAGTAAAGTTTGTTAAAAGCCAAGTAAGCAATAAAATCACTGGAAAAGATAAAATTGCTGCTCGTGATACCGAAACCAAAACCATAGCAAGGGCGCCTATCATCCCAATTCTACGCCACTTTTTATTTGTTTCTTGGCGAGCAATAAAAAAGTAAATTAGTGATATCAGTGCTAAATTTGGTGCCCAAGGAGAAAATAAAGCTAGACGGACTTGA
Proteins encoded in this window:
- a CDS encoding O-antigen ligase family protein — translated: MKPLNFEESLVWYTIIGTYGLYLFGAQPIVIPIVAWILVAYLGKKVWQQSKENTVREITISSTTWLWMISMCIIVVAIIIGNLDFNVDTVRLMKSVFKWTREHALWGLLPLVACLNIRPKLIYRAVCILCAQSLIVIPICYLAYLLRLPTSTLYVSPLAKVGGNSPDLYSVVLYFLDYDSNQVRLALFSPWAPNLALISLIYFFIARQETNKKWRRIGMIGALAMVLVSVSRAAILSFPVILLLTWLLTNFTRPGIYFATGIGSFLLSIFSTQITNFISSLTEQVHGARATSSEARINLIKLSLDKWWNEAPIWGHGYTEPIGPAIVYFLPVGTSGCGTWVNLLYTKGLVGFMAFAVPFLWSLIYLIIQAQRSAIAKTGLSIILVFFFFSFTEELDLLAYLYWPGLLMLGIALRAETQSVSTLFRFKNTLLES